The Cucumis melo cultivar AY chromosome 6, USDA_Cmelo_AY_1.0, whole genome shotgun sequence genome includes a region encoding these proteins:
- the LOC103496048 gene encoding RNA-binding KH domain-containing protein RCF3: MEKSRSKRNYYYDHQDFDSESMGRTRPRYNNNHYPNNNYRHRGNAVRPSKPQDQSLMVTTTYRILCHDAKAGGVIGKSGSIIKSIRQHTGAWINVHELVPGDEERIIEISDTRRRDPEGRMPSFSPAQEALFLIHERILESEMSPGFNGMGYGPEDEEDDYGGVRGGGGSGCGGRVATRLVVSRMHVGCLLGKGGKIIEQMRMETKTQIRILPRDHNLPRCISMSEEIVQIVGDTNAVKKAIAIVSSRLRESQHRDRSHFHGRLHSPERIFPPDDDYVPHNARRLPMDGRPFRPRMSASNSRGNDYSNRQSNFMVEPGAAPVNDNMMPFYGEDLVFRILCPIEKIDSVIGESNGIIELLRNDVGVDIKVSDPVTGSNEQILIISSDEGPDDELFPAQEALLHIQTRIVDLVPDKENIVTTRLLVPSSDIGCLEGRDGSLLEMKRLTGANVHIVPREDLPMFVSGADELVQIIGDIKAARDALVELTSRLRNCLYKEPFQKDASPQVSVQSTMVSLGLEESSSNNNAAAREVHSGNDSASTAFQNVQPFGTAQLLKETGGSSNETGTQNENDRREDLPSGLNRIPVPLVTRSTLEVVIPEPAVPKLITKSKNKLAQISELSGANVMLVEDRPDVTQKIIQISGTPEQAERAQSLLQGFILSLQEDGP; the protein is encoded by the exons ATGGAGAAGTCTAGATCTAAGAGGAATTACTACTATGACCACCAAGACTTTGATTCCGAGTCGATGGGTAGAACCAGACCTCGTTACAACAACAATCACTACCCCAATAATAATTATCGTCATCGTGGAAATGCTGTTCGACCCTCTAAACCTCAAGACCAATCTCTTATGGTCACCACTACTTACAGGATACTTTGTCATGATGCTAAAGCTGGGGGAGTTATTGGCAAATCTGGTAGTATTATTAAGTCTATAAGGCAGCATACCGGCGCGTGGATCAACGTGCATGAGCTTGTTCCTGGTGATGAGGAGAGGATAATTGAGATTTCGGACACACGGCGGCGGGACCCAGAAGGTCGGATGCCGTCGTTCTCTCCGGCTCAAGAAGCGCTTTTCCTGATTCATGAAAGGATTCTTGAGAGTGAAATGAGTCCTGGGTTTAATGGAATGGGGTATGGTCCTGAGGATGAGGAGGATGATTATGGTGGTGTTAGAGGAGGAGGTGGGAGCGGTTGCGGTGGTCGTGTGGCGACGAGGCTTGTTGTATCTAGAATGCACGTTGGTTGTTTGCTTGGGAAGGGAGGGAAGATAATCGAGCAAATGAGGATGGAAACCAAGACCCAGATAAGGATTCTACCTAGAGATCACAATTTGCCTCGTTGCATTTCAATGTCGGAGGAGATTGTTCAG ATTGTTGGAGATACAAATGCTGTTAAAAAAGCTATAGCTATTGTTTCATCACGCTTGAGAGAGAGTCAGCATCGTGATCGTAGTCATTTCCATGGGCGTCTACATTCACCAGAGCGCATTTTCCCTCCCGATGATGATTATGTTCCACATAACGCACGGCGATTACCAATGGATGGACGGCCATTTAGACCACGCATGTCTGCTTCTAATTCAAGAGGCAATGACTATTCCAACCGTCAGTCTAATTTTATGGTGGAGCCTGGGGCTGCTCCTGTAAACGACAATATGATGCCCTTTTATGGCGAGGACCTTGTATTTAGAATATTATGCCCAATTGAGAAGATAGATAGTGTTATTGGAGAGTCTAATGGAATCATTGAATTACTTCGTAACGATGTTGGTGTGGATATCAAGGTTTCTGATCCTGTGACTGGTTCGAATGAACAGATTCTTATCATTTCCTCGGATGAG GGTCCAGATGATGAGCTTTTTCCAGCACAGGAAGCTTTGTTACACATCCAAACTCGCATTGTTGATCTTGTTCCTGATAAGGAGAACATTGTAACTACTAGGTTACTTGTACCATCAAGTGATATTGGATGTTTGGAGGGAAGAGATGGATCATTGTTAGAGATGAAGAGATTAACCGGTGCGAATGTACATATTGTGCCAAGAGAAGATCTTCCCATGTTTGTATCAGGGGCGGATGAGCTTGTACAG ATCATAGGGGACATAAAAGCAGCTCGAGATGCACTTGTCGAGTTAACATCAAGATTACGGAATTGCCTTTATAAGGAGCCGTTCCAAAAAGATGCAAGCCCTCAAGTATCAGTACAAAGCACCATGGTCAGTTTAGGACTTGAGGAATCATCTTCAAATAATAACGCTGCAGCTCGTGAAGTTCATAGTGGAAATGATTCTGCAAGCACAGCTTTTCAAAATGTGCAACCTTTTGGAACAGCACAGCTTTTAAAG GAAACTGGAGGATCGAGCAATGAAACTGGTACGCAGAATGAAAATGATCGACGTGAAGATTTGCCTAGTGGGTTAAATAG GATACCTGTGCCACTTGTCACCCGGAGTACGCTCGAAGTTGTGATACCAGAGCCTGCAGTCCCCAAGcttataacaaaatcaaaaaacaaGCTTGCTCAGATCAGCGAG TTATCCGGAGCCAATGTTATGTTGGTAGAAGATAGACCAGATGTAACCCAGAAAATAATTCAAATATCAGGCACACCGGAGCAAGCTGAGAGAGCCCAGAGCTTGTTGCAAGGCTTTATTTTGAGCT
- the LOC103496047 gene encoding uncharacterized protein LOC103496047 — translation MACIQYGRNALRKIIKDTTLHPSDQMMQPLLFTGQGVRHRKLEVILTTSIEKLGKAGETVKVAPGYFRNHLMPKILAVPNIEKYAHLIKEQRRIYQPVEEEVVKVVTLTKEDKMKEYEKAAKRLDCKQLVLRRLIDKEKFRTRATKDEPLALQSSVTVDDIVAEVARQFSVQIAPENLNLPSPLSACGEYEVALRFPKSIPLPEGKVYWTLKVKVRSK, via the exons ATGGCTTGTATACAGTATGGTCGAAATGCACTCCGGAAAATTATTAAAGATACCACACTCCATCCTTCTGATCAAATGATGCAGCCATTGTTGTTCACGGGTCAGGGAGTTAGACATAGGAAGTTGGAAGTTATTCTCACAACA AGCATTGAAAAACTTGGGAAAGCTGGAGAGACAGTTAAGGTCGCCCCTGGATACTTTCGGAACCATCTTATGCCCAAGATACTGGCTGTTCCAAATATTGAAAAGTATGCTCATCTGATTAAGGAGCAGCGTAGG ATTTACCAACCGGTTGAGGAAGAGGTCGTTAAGGTTGTGACACTGACGAAGGAGGATAAGATGAAAGAATATGAAAAGGCAGCAAAACGTCTGGATTGTAAACAGCTG GTGTTGAGGAGGTTAATTGACAAGGAGAAGTTCCGTACCCGTGCTACAAAAGATGAGCCCTTAGCTCTGCAATCTTCTGTGACAGTAGACGACATTGTTGCTGAG GTGGCACGCCAATTTTCTGTTCAAATTGCGCCCGAAAATTTGAATTTACCATCCCCCTTGTCAGCGTGTGGTGAATATGAAGTGGCACTCCGCTTTCCAAAGTCGATCCCTTTGCCTGAAGGAAAGGTCTACTGGACTCTCAAAGTGAAAGTCCGTAGTAAATAA